ATTaggtatataatatttaacaacttATATACGCCACTTTTCTGTTTCGTTAGATGCCACCGAGTACGCAAGGAAAGATTTTAGAACTAGGAGGACATAAGGGTACTCTATGTTGCGACTGGTCAACTGCCAATCAATCTGGAACTTGTATAACCGGCGGTGCAGAAGGAAAGGCGCGAGTATCAACACTACTCTCACCATGATATAGAAACAAAATTAGCATCTGTGTAAATTCGTAAGACAAATACTGATGATATTGAAGTTACTGATGATATTAATTGAAGATCTTGTAGATATTTATCTTATTCATTGTATTAAACTCACACGAGAGATTGTCGATTAAAGACATATTAGATTTTAAGACATTATACTGCATTGCCAAAGCATTGGTAATCCGTGTAAAGAGAAAAGAttcgaatattttatgaaaagtaCAATGTATCACTGTGGTAGTAATTACAAGTAGTATTAAGTAGTAATATAAAAACcatcttttatcttttaaaaagcAATCAGGGATTaccaaatataaaatgtacagagaatactgtaattattttaagaggAGGATCATAAATATCTCaattattatatgataattttactcgctttttttgtaatataaaaaaagcaaaaaaaagcgATAAAAGAACAATAAGGTCTTGtatgtaaaattagaaaatggaACCCTTGTACaagaaaatcaagaaaatgtCAATAAATATCAGAGTCAATTTTAGTGTTGCACATGTGTGTATCATTTTCCCaactttttgcaaataaataattctgtcAAATAAATTACAGAATAGACTCTTTACCCTGAGAatacgcttttttttttaatgattaatttatgttaaacttCTTACCTTCTTCAGACCTTTACATTTAACACGAAAGGAGTTTCAAATGTGGTTTTCTCATAGACCATCGATTAAACGGGCCTGTCATATCTAGCTGTGGAGACCAATATCTCCTGAGGGCTTCAGTTATCTCCGAAGGAGTTAATGCTTTCATTACAAAATTCTACAAAGAAAACAAACAATATATTACGTTACTTCGTTTCgatttttttcgaatatttattacatctaCAATATGTACCTTGCTGTGATAGCGCTTAAATGTGTATGGATTGACATAATTGAATCGTTGCCGATCTATAGCATCGCCGTGCATTTTACCCTGATCTTGCCGAACTAAGAAGGCGAGATCAACAATTTGAGCAACCGTTTCGTACGCAAGGTAAGATAAAATTGTGTATGCTTGCTTCGACATAGTCATGTCacctataattaaataaatatagttaaAGTATGACACACAAAATGTAGTTAtaactttaacaattttaattgaagtGGTACCATCCAAGCAAATCCAATCGCTAAATTTGTGGCGATTTTTGTTTGCGAAGGATACGCGACGCGCCTTGCTGAATTTCATGTAATGCGTCTCATCCATGGACCTCGATGCGATGTCCGCACGGATGCATCTACGTCGTTTAACTTCGTCCATGGAGGCTGAATTTTCCAGAAGTTCACCTGTGTTGTCAATCTGTTCCAGAAAATTCTGAAATGGCATTTTTTTCGAAGTACCGTCTACTTTTTCAGTTTCCGTGACATTATGCGGTGAATCATTCGAGTTAATAAGTTTTTGAACCGAGGATCCTAATTCTTTGAGTTCTGAAAGAAGGAATCTTACTCTAAATAAACTTAAAACACATAACAAACTAAATAGTTATGttcaaatatttctatatttaagcaatacatataaatactttaaataaaaaaatttataaaaaacaatagcCTAATATGAGAAATATATCAACAAATTTAAGTTACAAGAAGGGCTACACTGCTTAAAAACAGATCCTAGTATTCAATAATttcctaaataaatttataaacattcacAAGTTCCCTATACATTtgattaaatttgagaaaatgtaatcaagttgaaaaatttagtcaatttaacattttttttttaagtaaaaaataacagcacgcatgataaaaaaatactgcATACTTACGAAGATATTTCATAATACGTTGAAGCTTGACCTTATCTTTACGCATTAGAAAGAGAAGGTCCTCTCCATTAATGATATTGATTTTCTTTGAACTGGCGTCTCTGTCTGCAATTTCACAAGCTTTCTTGACAATTGTTTTCATTTGTTGCAGCACAACATCTTCTATGATCTTTGCTGATTCATACAATGGTTCACTGCTGTCACCAAACCCATGCATCATCTGTCGAATTTCTGCAACCattccaattttattaaaaatgtagcaAGTAGAAGATAAGAGTCAAGAGTCTTTTTCAGTCAAAGGAAATCTTGGTGTTTAATCATATTTTCTGTAggagttttatatatattttttaattatgtaaactaTATGCAACAATTTTATCAGTCTTAAAACACAACATCCTAAATTAAAGTAAGAACAGTAACATTGaattgtgtaataaataatttaatattaataataataataataataagaatcttaaaatacttgtaattgTGAAAGATATCACTTCAACTAGATACAAATTTAgacttgtttatttttaaagatggATGTCTTTATAAATTCGACCATTCAGGCTTTTGATATTTATCACAATGAGtcatttatttaagatttattttgtgTGAAACATGATTAttcatgtttaataattaatttaatataaaattattatgtcaaTAACAACATAACAATTAGATAAAATCAgttaataaatatgtcatttatcatgataataattcattgttgatcatattaattgaatttcaaGAGTAATAATTATAGGATATCATAAACACTTATAGGATATTACGCACtttttctgtgtatttctattattattatgtacacaCCTGAATCGAGTACCTAACCTCATAAAGCAATGAACCTCACCTTGAGTGTAATTCAGTGATTCTGTGTCTGGAGGTTTCAAAAATGACGTTTCTGCCATTTTTACTTATTTGTGTCACTATTTTTATCAACTGACAAcgtataatacaaattatttgaatagaAATACACAAGCATTTATGGACCcactaaatatttacattaaaacacCATTAAAACACTGGCACTACTGGCAGTGCTGCCATCCACTGCCACTGGCCATGGCATGTCACGAGGGGTAGTGAGCACCATGAataagaaggaaaaagaaaggaTATAAGTGATGAGGTGATGATAGATAAATtgatcaatgaattaaaaaaaatgccttacatataaaaacatgcatttgaattgtttgaacattttaaataaaaaatcaaaatttgattaatataatcacttattaaaattatatttattttaaaaaaattgtgtactaatttaattgaaatagaaATGTTTGGGAACTTTTTGTCACTccaaattgtaaatattttcaataataatatataagaatatacgAGAATTATAATCACTTATATAAACCTTctacataaattataacaacCTAAATTTTACCTagattctaaaatttattatgtagttAGAAAGCTGATTACTTGTAAGTTTATTAATCGTTTGTCTTTTCAGTTTGTTCTGCTATGATATGTTCTGGGACAACTTTAGCAACTTTACGAAATTCCTTGCACAAAGACTTTGGGCACTGCATCTGTGTCCAGCTGATTGGTATCATAACTGCACCTGTAAGATGACAAGCCATTAAAGTAAGGCAAGGGAGAAAGGTACATCGAGCTCTCACCTTCGTCGCTATGAGCTATAACTACCCCCAACTCGTTTTCTGCAGTGCTCAATTGATAAGTGTGCATTTCTGTCATTGGCATCTGTCAAAAGGTATAATAGGAAAAATTACAGGTATAATTATTAATGCATAAATATACTGTTTCACAGAGTGAAGTCAAAGGATACAACTCTTGCGAGAATAATATCTCCAGGTCGATAGCACTTGTACATCTCTATTTTGTCTTTGTCAATCGCCCGAACGTCCTCCTTCCTTAATATTCCTCTATAAGGCCTCGTCAGTACTATGTCGCCCACGCACTTGATGCTACATTTACAAAATCTTTGATTAACCACAGTGACCATGGCCGTCACAATGTCTCCTGGTGCAGGAACAGTGCTTTGCTCTGTCATACTGTGTACCTCAACTTTACGAATCTgtaataacgtatatttaaaGATAGCTCttacatttaatgaaaaataaatggaaaCATGAAAGACTTTACTTTATCATTTGTTACTAGTTTTACGATGCCAGCGAGTTTCGAATAGATATAACCCTGCTGCTCGTACGTCCCAGGTCCAGCTACATTGCTCTTATCAGATACACATAATCTCTGACCTgaaagaaatattggaaaattaatttaatgcttACAAAGcaattgaatcgattaaaaatatttaaacaattaccGGGTACGCAGATAATAAACTCCTCCTTCTCAgtcattatttttgtattctgtGATGTAAATTGATAATCCCAAATTTATCAATGAAAAACATTCATATGTTGTATTACAATTGTCGTATCAATAATACGAAAAATCTAAACATTCGAGAGACATAGTCGActgcaaatttgttatttgtttccgaaacattaaatttattttggcgAGAAACTTTTACCTTAGGAAGTTATTTGAGGTTAAGTCAACCACGTTTCTGTAGGCCTGTTAGGATGGCATCACTGCTATGTCTCGAATAAGTTGAGATTGCGAGTCTCGATATTTCGAGAATCGCAAAATCGCACTTTGCGAGTTCTTTCCAGCTAAGCGGTGAACGCGGACGGATCGGCTCCGAAACGAGTGGCATCGCGGATCATTTAATTGgtaaatataacatatgtaGATCTCGCATTATAATTCGTTCGAACGCGTATTTCTCAATACTCGTTCGAGCGATCACGACGTATATCGCTGTCGCGTGCAGCGTCAATTGCGGTGCGCGAAATTGACCGCCCTTTCGTCTTATTAATTGTGTTTCTTTCTCATTTGCAGAACGTGCTGAGACAAATCGGTTCGGGGACGGATGTCGTCGCGATATCTAATTCGTAAGTACAATCTACGTTACATTGTAATTACTCGGTCAATCGAAAACGTAGGTACGGCAAAAGCGATACCGCGGCGGTATACACACGTAGCGTTGCGCACCGCGGCCTTTTGGCGCGTGAAGTTAACCGCacgcgaaaaagagagagaaagagagagatccaCTTCACGCTATATTAACTGCATTCGCGTCCTTTCCAGAACGCGCTAGACACGGGACGGATCGGCTCCGGAACGAGCGACATCGCGAATCCTTTAACAGGTGAGCGAAACTTAACTCACGTTGATATTTATTGTCAATTCAATCATTGCGTCATGTAGATTCGATGGCCGTATGTAGCGCGTCCGCGACGTCGATCTTGACGCGTAAAGTTAATCGCGCGCGCCGAAACGAAGCCGGCTCGCCATCTTGATGCGCATTTTCGTCTGATTGCAGAACACGGCAAGGGCGCGATGCGGATTGGAGCCGGAGTGAGCGGCGCGGCGTTGCGATTTAACAGGTAAACGAAATCAATCTCAATCTCAATCTCAATCTCAATCGCGTCAATATTATCAGTTTAACCGTTGCGGAATACAAATTCTGTATTTATACCGGTGATTCGTACAAACGCGTATTTCGCGATAATTATTCGGTCGGCGTATATATCACGCTACCTGTTGACAACGACGATATTTATgtagggtgctttccagctacgacacaagtcgacactgtgtaacacagtgtccattagtgtgagtgaaacaactaaaattttctctcttacactaatggacactgtgttacacagtgtcgatttgtgtcgtagctggaaagcacccgtATATTATCAGATTGCAAGTAACGCGCGCGGATGTCGagcttataatattaatatgcttCTAACGTATAAGACGAAATAATAATCGTCATAAAAAGCAACGTACATTTGCTGTTTGAGACGCGGAATGTGTATGCGGTTGCATGAATGTGAAGTTGAGAGCGGGATGTGTAGCGTCACTACGTCACAAGTGCGGCGTCGCTATGAAGTTGTCCGCGCGGGAAATGAAATCATTTCGTCTTCTTAATtgcatttactttttatctGCACAACGCGACATACGTAGAAAGACTCAACTCCGGAACGAATGGCGTTATGATTCGTCTAATTACTAAGCAAAGTTTATATTAActatgcatttatttttaaactactaattattgcataaaatatagaTTCGATAGTCATTTGTAATATAGCGCGTGATTCttgtattttagtaatttattttcattaaaactttactcttttattacatatccgttgaaattataaataaaaaacgatacttgtttgcaaaaataatttttccatatatttttataatattattcttatttaaatatttgtttgtattaCAGATTGTATAGTGTTTTGTATGCACTACAATTCTATTATTGCACATCATGGAAATATAATCTGAAGAGATCTAAATCAGGCCACGGTGGAGCAACTTTGCGGTAAGCATTATTGCttacatatgtaaaattaattgttggTTTCTGTTTTTCTAgtaattttgtttcaatttctttaaaataataattagatgaaaaaatattttaatataacactttctaaatttatttttatatattctttttgaaaatgtataattataatattttaatttaaaaacaattaaaaaaattctatgcgTATaagaattatcttttaaatcgtTGATTATTTTGAAAGCTTCTCTAATAagaatcttatatttatatgttatagaTTTATCGTAGCGACGTGTCTGATGAACTCCACTATTGCGCATCGATCGgtgagtgataaaaaaatttataaataagataacaaaattatgaaatataacaagtaatttaactttttaataatataatagaattcgTAAGTTTTATTAcggctataaaaataattctgtcaagacataactttaattaaataaattaaagttatgttATGACATAAttccatttattaaaattatgtcatgacataataataagtacataaattaaaattatggcggtccataataataattccaaatTATCATTATGtggtaatataattttaattagatcaattaaaagtatgtgaaaacataaaataatttcataaattaaaattatgtcgtgACATTATAATAATTCCGTGAATAATAATTACTTCAGGACATAATACTACATCCGAATTTTTATCCTGTttcatacataataataatttaatgaataaaaattaaatgtataccAAAATGACTAATAACGAATTGAAAGAAATACAAAGTTTTAGTATATACCAGTATAGGTATTTTGAAGAAACGTAAATAGATAAAAGAATTAacgcaaaaatacaatttgttatgctaattttaaataaccataatataaaaaattggtttGCCTGTTTCATCTGGAACTCATGTTAGTGAATACATGAATTGTCCACAAAAGATTTATGCTatgcaatatataaattctaaccAGACAGGTTAttcatatttcttattattataaaattacattagaAATGCAAATAGAAAAGTACAactagtattaaatttttgtaaagaattataattgacTTGAATATAGACAATGTcagttatattatataaaatataaacaataatgacAAATTGAATATAGACAagtttgttaatataattagatcATTTTTTCCAgtgtaagcaaaaatataaaattatcttggaagaatttataatcttgaacagacataatttgttttcataaagaaaaaaatattcttcgtgtaagcaaattatatctgtttaagattataaattctttcacaaagattttacatttttgtttatatacgaaataataaattgttaatttaatactaattttttttctgtgtgagtGCGTTTTGATGAAACTAGAAgaatttctgatttttataatagaattcgATATCTTTTAATTAGAACGTTTGATAGACTTTATtataatggcctagtttacaccgagcacttgatacgcgtactaactcgtaactttctattaatttatcttactgtcgacaatgcgtgtatacataatacatatatttaattatcttgattcatattataccaacttaatatactattttttaaatttattgccgaaatcaagacaatttaatagaaaattactagttagtacgcgtatcaagtgctcggtgtaaacaaggtcaaTCTGGCAATTCCTATAATATTTCTGACTCaatttttaaacagacatattGGTTGATAcaatcagatttttaaatatcgcAACAAGACATTTTCGCGTTCGATTGGGCATATGTGCAATTACGGGGTACGACTCGGAGAccgttgcaatgtgcactctgacttctaGTCACGTTATTggttcaatgagaccatgtctcattggacttagcgtctaaccggccgatcagctggatcaaccacgatttgtgagcacgtcgcgggttgacaaaagcaccccagaaagtgcgtctcctttaagtgacttgctgcctgcgactatggcttgtattTGTT
The Solenopsis invicta isolate M01_SB chromosome 16, UNIL_Sinv_3.0, whole genome shotgun sequence genome window above contains:
- the LOC113004067 gene encoding transcription initiation protein SPT3 homolog isoform X1 encodes the protein MAETSFLKPPDTESLNYTQEIRQMMHGFGDSSEPLYESAKIIEDVVLQQMKTIVKKACEIADRDASSKKINIINGEDLLFLMRKDKVKLQRIMKYLQLKELGSSVQKLINSNDSPHNVTETEKVDGTSKKMPFQNFLEQIDNTGELLENSASMDEVKRRRCIRADIASRSMDETHYMKFSKARRVSFANKNRHKFSDWICLDGDMTMSKQAYTILSYLAYETVAQIVDLAFLVRQDQGKMHGDAIDRQRFNYVNPYTFKRYHSKNFVMKALTPSEITEALRRYWSPQLDMTGPFNRWSMRKPHLKLLSC
- the LOC113004067 gene encoding exosome complex component CSL4 isoform X3, producing the protein MTEKEEFIICVPGQRLCVSDKSNVAGPGTYEQQGYIYSKLAGIVKLVTNDKIRKVEVHSMTEQSTVPAPGDIVTAMVTVVNQRFCKCSIKCVGDIVLTRPYRGILRKEDVRAIDKDKIEMYKCYRPGDIILARVMPMTEMHTYQLSTAENELGVVIAHSDEGAVMIPISWTQMQCPKSLCKEFRKVAKVVPEHIIAEQTEKTND
- the LOC113004067 gene encoding transcription initiation protein SPT3 homolog isoform X2, with the translated sequence MMHGFGDSSEPLYESAKIIEDVVLQQMKTIVKKACEIADRDASSKKINIINGEDLLFLMRKDKVKLQRIMKYLQLKELGSSVQKLINSNDSPHNVTETEKVDGTSKKMPFQNFLEQIDNTGELLENSASMDEVKRRRCIRADIASRSMDETHYMKFSKARRVSFANKNRHKFSDWICLDGDMTMSKQAYTILSYLAYETVAQIVDLAFLVRQDQGKMHGDAIDRQRFNYVNPYTFKRYHSKNFVMKALTPSEITEALRRYWSPQLDMTGPFNRWSMRKPHLKLLSC